Proteins co-encoded in one Arachis duranensis cultivar V14167 unplaced genomic scaffold, aradu.V14167.gnm2.J7QH unplaced_Scaffold_64241, whole genome shotgun sequence genomic window:
- the LOC107472366 gene encoding uncharacterized protein LOC107472366 isoform X1: MQSLQRNIGARRKALKENKKATDGPSTIKTNTNGATGSRSKYAGPNMSRAAVAARPNIRAPKNAGQKGHGSTSSGPTANGPKTVRTKAGLPNFEKKRPVGRPVKRRRKESSETKVSRTDGNKVNKTFRVTCSKCGEIGHNYKTCKGPPAATTRRPTNPNRRKTKAGANPGTSNQPAEEIHFSQSAPQVQNMVDHPNSTQPTANAPGFVSSMGAANSRATILQSVRAKQPIIRP; the protein is encoded by the exons ATGCAGAGTTTACAGAGGAATATAGGTGCAAGAAGGAAGGCTTTAAAAGAGAATAAGAAAGCTACAGATGGGCCAAGTACAATCAAGACAAACACTAATGGAGCTACTGGTTCTAGATCAAAGTATGCAGGCCCAAACATGTCAAGGGCTGCTGTTGCTGCTAGGCCCAACATTAGGGCTCCAAAAAATGCTGGACAAAAAGGTCATGGGTCAACTTCATCTGGCCCAACTGCAAATGGGCCAAAAACTGTTAGAACAAAGGCTGGATTGCCAAATTTTGAGAAGAAGAGGCCAGTTGGCAGACCTgtcaagagaagaagaaaagagtcaTCCGAGACTAAAGTGAGCAGAACTGACGGCAACAAAGTTAATAAGACATTTCGAGTTACTTGTAGCAAGTGTGGAGAGATTGGCCATAATTACAAGACTTGCAAAGGACCTCCAGCAGCAACAACTAGACGTCCAACTAATCCAAATAGAAGAAAGACAAAGGCTGGTGCAAATCCTGGAACATCAAACCAACCTGCAGAGGAGATACATTTCTCACAATCAGCACCCCAGGTGCAG aATATGGTCGATCATCCTAATTCAACTCAGCCCACAGCTAATGCACCAGGTTTTGTGTCTAGTATG GGTGCAGCAAATTCTAGAGCGACAATTCTCCAAAGTGTAAGGGCCAAGCAGCCTATTATTAGACCATAA
- the LOC107472366 gene encoding uncharacterized protein LOC107472366 isoform X2 gives MQSLQRNIGARRKALKENKKATDGPSTIKTNTNGATGSRSKYAGPNMSRAAVAARPNIRAPKNAGQKGHGSTSSGPTANGPKTVRTKAGLPNFEKKRPVGRPVKRRRKESSETKVSRTDGNKVNKTFRVTCSKCGEIGHNYKTCKGPPAATTRRPTNPNRRKTKAGANPGTSNQPAEEIHFSQSAPQVQGAANSRATILQSVRAKQPIIRP, from the exons ATGCAGAGTTTACAGAGGAATATAGGTGCAAGAAGGAAGGCTTTAAAAGAGAATAAGAAAGCTACAGATGGGCCAAGTACAATCAAGACAAACACTAATGGAGCTACTGGTTCTAGATCAAAGTATGCAGGCCCAAACATGTCAAGGGCTGCTGTTGCTGCTAGGCCCAACATTAGGGCTCCAAAAAATGCTGGACAAAAAGGTCATGGGTCAACTTCATCTGGCCCAACTGCAAATGGGCCAAAAACTGTTAGAACAAAGGCTGGATTGCCAAATTTTGAGAAGAAGAGGCCAGTTGGCAGACCTgtcaagagaagaagaaaagagtcaTCCGAGACTAAAGTGAGCAGAACTGACGGCAACAAAGTTAATAAGACATTTCGAGTTACTTGTAGCAAGTGTGGAGAGATTGGCCATAATTACAAGACTTGCAAAGGACCTCCAGCAGCAACAACTAGACGTCCAACTAATCCAAATAGAAGAAAGACAAAGGCTGGTGCAAATCCTGGAACATCAAACCAACCTGCAGAGGAGATACATTTCTCACAATCAGCACCCCAGGTGCAG GGTGCAGCAAATTCTAGAGCGACAATTCTCCAAAGTGTAAGGGCCAAGCAGCCTATTATTAGACCATAA
- the LOC107472364 gene encoding uncharacterized protein At4g04775-like: protein MTPSKGNSSSSNRHGGRLGGGHSCSVIEDGEISSLSKVEIPKGQHPKCLCGLYAIISTSRTHENPSRLFFGCPLYKEKLSHCKFFAWVDKIFDIKLKNDDSVKNVTMGGGEIAADISPMYDTNDAGLEHKLMELQNRIDLLELQKNVVPKAEGKSKCTNVVLVIMFFAMIVLILSVTIAIL, encoded by the exons ATGACACCAAGCAAAGGAAACTCGTCGTCTTCGAATCGCCATGGTGGGAGACTCGGCGGTGGCCATAGTTGTAGCGTTATCGAAGACGGTGAAATCAGCAGCCTAAGCAAAGTTGAAATCCCCAAAGGGCAACACCCAAAATGTCTATGTGGTTTGTATGCAATAATCTCCACTTCAAGGACTCATGAAAATCCGAGTAGACTGTTTTTTGGATGCCCACTATATAAG GAAAAGTTATCTCATTGCAAGTTCTTTGCATGGGTTGACAAGATTTTTGACATTAAGTTAAAGAATGATGACTCAGTGAAGAATGTAACCATGGGTGGTGGTGAGATTGCTGCTGATATTTCACCCATGTATGATACCAATGATGCTGGTTTGGAACACAAACTAATGGAGTTGCAAAATAGAATTGATTTGTTAGAGCTTCAGAAAAATGTAGTTCCAAAAGCTGAGGGCAAGAGTAAATGTACGAATGTAGTACTTGTTATCATGTTCTTTGCAATGATAGTGTTGATTTTGTCAGTAACAATAGCTATTTTGTAA